agaaggtaattaaacagcatgatcattacacaggtgaacctagtgctggggacaataaaaggccactctaaaatgtgcagttttgtcacacaacgctacagatgtctcaaattatgagggagcgtgcaattggcatgcagactgcaggaatgtccaccagagcttttgccagagaattgaatgttttagagaatttggcagtatgtccaaccggcctcacaaccgcagaacacgtgtatggcgttgtgtgggcaagcagtttgctgatgttaacgttgtgaacagagtgccccatggtggcggtggggttatggtatgggcaggcataagctacagacacaattgcattttatcgatggcaatttgaatgcacaaaagtACCATTACGAGATGGtacttttaaggtatctgtgtgaccaacagatgcatatcagtattcccagtcatgtgaaatccatagattagggcctaataaatgtatttcaattgcctgatttcctcatatgaactgtaactcagtaaaatcaatgaaattggtgcatgttgtgtttatatttttgttcattataatTGCTGACTGTATACAGTAGGCTATgagtacatttttgtttgtttgtttgtctagttgtgttggagTGGAGGAAGACAAAGCAGCAGAGATTGACCTGTACCACTGTCCCAACTGTCAGGTCACCCATGGGCCCTCTGTCAGTAAGTCCCTCTGTCTCTTTGAATTTGCTTCCCAGGCTGTATTTTTATATTTCACCCATATTTCAAACCTGTTTGAATCTGTAGCATCAGGTGTGCTAgttctgaatacattctgaatggCTAGGGGTACTCTAGGACAGGATTAGGGAACCCGGCTCTATAGAAATACACATGCCAATACACATAACAATTCCTCACTTCTGTCAGTTTTGTTACCTGGTCTGCCTTTAGTAATACTACTAGTAGTAATGTAGGCCTAGTAGTAATAGTACACTAGTAGTGTGGTGTAATAGCACAAGTATTAGTAGTGTGGTTGTAATAGCACAAGTAGTAGTAGCGTGGTTGTAATGCAAGTCTGTTGTTGTCCCCTGTATGTTCCGCAGTGAGGAAGCGGCGTGGAGGTACCAAGCAGGCTGATGCTGGCGGAAGAGACACTTCTGGTCGACCGGTAAAGACAGGCAGCCCGCAGTTTGTCAGGGAGCTACGAAGCCGCACCTTCCCAAGGTGAACCTCCCATATTACATTATGTCTATACGTGTTCATTCTCTTCCACACTGTCTTTTATCTAGCATGAACATTCACCTAAAATGACCGCCTCGCAGAGAAAGAACCCAACCCGACACTTATAATGTAAAATATTTCATGCGTAGCGTTTTGCTTGCGTCCATACAGTATAGCGTCTCAAAACTATCTGAGTGATCGACAATATGGCTTTTGAAtctgcatttttttaaatgtctgatAATGTATCATTTCGAGTGGTACTTTAATTATTTTCTCTAACTTTACAGTTCTGACCTGGTTCTCATAGAAGTTGAATTTTGCATCATAATACCATATCTGCCATACGGTGAAATTGCAGCAGTCTGGGACGCTTTTCCCATTTGTTATTCTATTTCTCTGTGTCCCTCACTATTTTCCAATCTCTCTGTGTATGTGCAGTGCTGATGAGGTATTGTTAAAGCCGTCGGGGGCCCAGCTGACAGTGGAGTTCCTGGAGGAGCGCTCATTCAGTGTTCCTGTCATGGTCCTCAGGAGGGACGGCCTGGGCATGAACCTGCCCCCGGGGAACTTCGGCGTCAACGACGTAGAGCACTACATCGGTAAACCTCTCCGTCTTTAGCGGCAATTTTGGTTTCACGTGCAGTTATTTTAATATTTGCTTGTTTTCCCCACATCATTAACTAGAACACTGATTTATATGTTGTCTTCTATGGTACCTttacctaccttagttgaatgcactgactctaAGTAAGTCTCCTTGGATAAGGGCATCTGCTCAATTCAATGattaaaatgtcaatgtaaaccTGCAACTCTACATACAGTACAAGGCTCTGTCATACCTGCTCTTTAACTAGTCACGTCTCAACTTGACATTCCATTACCATAAAAGATGTAACCTAGTGTAGGTTACCAGAGGAAACTACGGTCTTATCTCACACAACAAGACCTCTGTGAGGTTGAGATGTTGTATATGATCACGGTGCAGGAATAAAGCACTCTGTGTGGGGAGCGGCAAGACGTGTTTTGTTTGTTGATTGCGTGTTGTCTATAGGTCCGGACAGGGAGATTGATGTGATTGACGTGTCTCGCCAAGCTGACCTGAAGATGCGCCTAGGGGACTTTGTGGAGTACTACAACAGCCCCAACAGAGACCGAGTCCTCAACGTCATCAGCCTAGAGTTCTCTGAGACCAGGTACACCACACTGCTTGTTCTTGTGTCAATGCACTCATTGGTTGGTATTGCTCTCTAGGGGTCTTCCTTGTCATCAGTACATCATTTGGTTGAACAAAAGTCAAATGTCAATTTTCTGTCACAGGCTGTCAAATTTGGTGGAGACTCCGAAGATAGTGAGGAAGCTGTCGTGGGTGGAGAACCTGTGGCCTGAGGAGTCCGTGTTTGAGCGGCCCAACGTCCAGAAATACTGCCTCATGGGGGTCAAGGACAGCTACACAGACTTCCACATCGACTTCGGAGGCACCTCTGTCTGGTACCATGTACTACGGGTAAGAAGAGGGCAGTTTTTGGGACATTTTATGGGCCAGATTGTGTAAAGGGACTGTTGGAACTAGGCATTCTTCCTGCTGTGCTGACATGCATAATTGGAGCGTTATATACTAGGAGACTTAAGAGCGATATAACATTTGAATGTATGATGTCCATGCCTGACTTTACCTTGTTCATCATTCCTTTTAACTCTTCCACTTTCACGTTGATGTGGAAACGGAAAGGTTGATTAATGAGCGCTGTCACTGTTAGATAAATGTTTATGTGTGTCTCTCAGGGTGAGAAGATCTTCTACCTGATCTCCCCCACGCCAGCAAACCTTGCCTTGTTTGAGCGCTGGAGCTCCTCGTCCAATCAGAACGAGATGTTCTTCGGGGACCAGGTGGACATGTGCTACAAGTGCTCTGTCAAACAGGGGAACACGCTCTTCATCCCAACAGGTATTCACCCTCTTCATTTACCCAGGTATTCAACAAAGTGTGGTCAGATGTTATGGTTCGTCTTCTGAAACAGGGACTAGTGCTGTGACAGGCCTGTTATTGCTTCTGGTGTTGggttttatatacagtgcattcctgGTGGAGCTTGTCAGAACTCCATATATTATGTGCCAGttcatatacactaccagtcaaaagtttggacacgcctactcattcaagagtttcttaatttttactattttttacattgtagaataatagtgaaggcatcaaaactatgaaatatcacatatggaatcatgttgtaaccaaaatacttttaaacaaataaaaatatattttatatttgagattcttcaaagtagccaccctttgccttaatgacaactttgcacactcttggcattctctcaaccagctaaaTGAGGTACTCACTCACctgttgattgtgcctttaagttgactgtgactttaaacagcgtggaaaattccagaaaattatatcatggctttagaagcttctggtaggctaattgacatcatttgagtcaattggaggtgtacctgtggatttcaaggcctacctttaaactcagtgcctctttgcttgacataaaaatttgtagacctccacaagtctggttcatccttgggagcaatttccaaactcctgaaggtaccacgttcatctgtacaaacaatagtacgcaagtataaacaccatggggccacgcagccgtcatatctctcaggaaggagatgcgttctgtctcctagaggtgaatgtactttggtgcgaaaagtgcaaatcaatctcagaacaacagcaaaggatcttgtaaagatgctggaggaaacgggtacaaaagtatctatatccacagtaaaacgagtcctatgttgacataaacctgaaaggccgctcatcaaggaagaagccactgctccaaaaccgccataaaatgtcagactacggtttgcaactgcacatgggaacaaagattgtactttttggagaaatgtcatctggtctgatgaaacaaaaatataactgtttggccataatgaccatcgttatgtttggaggaaaccgggaagcatgggggtggcagaatcatgttgtgggggtgctttgctgcaggaaggactggtgcacttcgcaaaatagatggcatcatgaggaaaggaaaagtatgtggatatgttgaagcaacatctcaagacataagtcaggaagttaaagcttggttgcaaatgggtcttccaaatggacaatgaccccaagcatccttccaaagttgtggcaaaatggcttaaggacaacaaagtcacatttttggagtggccatcacaaagccctgacctcaatcctatagaaaatttgtgggcagaactgaaaaagcgtgtgcaagcaaggaggcctacaaacctgaaacAGGTTTCAggtagcttgtggaaggctacccgaaacgtttgacccaagttaaacaatttaaaggcaatgctaccaaatactaattaagtgtatgtaaacttctgaccgactgggaatgtgatgaaagaaataaaatggaaataaatcattctctctagtattattctgacatttcacattcttaaaataaagtggtgatcctaactgacctaagacagggaatttttactcggattaaatgtcaggaattgtgaaaaactgagtttaaaactatttggctaaggtgtatgggtGTTTTCAATGtacttgtgtgtctctctctctctcaggatggATCCATGCTGTACTGACTCCTGTGGACTGTGTGGCTTTCGGAGGGAATTTCCTACACAGTCTCAACATTGACATGCAGCTCCGGTAAGTCCCTTCACTCCTGCCTCCTACTAAAACGTGAGTCGCATCACTTGCGGTACTCCGTTTATCTGAACTGATCATAGCAACATTTCTCTACCATTCATAACTACAATGCCATTTTGAAAATGGCTCACTCAATACATTTCCATTACCATTGTACTATACATTCAAATTACCAAATGTTTATAACCATTCATTCTGTGTTCTTCTTCTTTCCCCATCAGAGCGTATGAAATAGAGAAGAGGTTGAGTACAGCCGACCTGTTCAGTTTCCCAAACTTTGAGACTGTGTGCTGGTATGTTGGCAAGCACCTGCTTGACACATTCAGAGGTGAGGTGCTTCATCATAAACATGCTtttcccccctctgctctctaagGAACTGCATTTCTTTGGGCAATGTATGTCAAGAACCTTGATAACTTCTATATTGATCTATGTTGCAGGTCTGAGAGAGAACCGCAGACACCCTGCTACCTACCTGGTCCACGGAGCCAAGGCCCTCAACAACGCTTTCCGCACCTGGACACGCAAAGAGGTAGCTCTTTACTGTAGGCCCCCTTATGTATGCATTCATCAAGCCTTTATAGCAGCCACTGAAGACTTTATAACATCTGTCATAGTCCGTCGCTAACATTATGCGCAATGGCACAAGATATCAGGAAGCTAGTTGTAGTGGGCGCTATATTCTCTGTGTCTTATGGTGACGTTATGTTTTTGTCCTCCCACCAGTCGCTGACTGACCATGAGGTGGAGATTCCAGAGACCATTAAGACCCAGCAACTGGTCAAGGACCTGGCCAAGGAGATACGACTGGTGGAGGTAAGCTGGCCTGGGGAGGTGGAGACACTGACAAATATTTTCttacttttttttattgattatatttatttaactaggcaagtcagttaagaacaaattcttatttacaatgacggccaaaccctaacgacgctgggccaattgttggccgccctatggaactcccaatcacggccgggtgtgattcagcctggattcaaaccagggactgtagtgaagcctcttgcactgagatgcagtgccttagactgctgcaccactcgggagcccaaaagaGTACACTGAGGCAAACTGAGCCAAGCTACTAGACTGGCCTAGTTGTTCATCTACCATCATATCTGAGCCTGTACAGTTCAGGTCACCACTATAGTGAGTCCCTATCAGGAATATGAGTGTGTATGAATTAATTTCAGTCTGGCTTACTGAGAGTACTCTGTCCTCTGCCACTCCAGGACATCTTCCAGCAAGGCCGCCCTGCGGCTCCTTTCACCTCTACACAGGGCTTCCCCTCGCCCCTCCCCAAAGCCTCCCCTCTAGCCATCTCCCAGAGCCCTGGCCGCCCCCCGGGGAAGAAGAGAGGCCCCAAACCCAAGGATGTGTCCCCCAGTCCCAAAAAGAAGGGCCAAAAGGGCTTAATGAAAGAGGCAGGAGAGCTGGATCTCCTGGAGatccacaccaaacacacactgaaGAAATGCCAATCTGGTAACAAGAAAAACAAGAACAAGGTACGTCTGTTCAATTGGTGATTGATGTGCCTTGTCCTTgtcaaatacatttaataaatgaaATGCACATTTAAATAGTCCTTTTACCTAAAAAGAAAATCCCTCTGGGACAAATAAAGTTGAAAGTTGCATGGATTTGTGATGCTAATGTGTGCTTGTgatttctctccatctccagtTTGAGCTACCCTTGGAGGAGTTCCAGGGGAAAATGAGCAAGAGCAAACTGAAGCTGGTGCTGACCAACGGCAAAATACAGGGGTAAGACTGGGATGTCAGGCGACCTCTTTATCTCTTATCGCGTTCTGTTTGCATTTGACATTGTGTCATCGACACGTTCATGGAAGTTTCTTTCTTTCTGACCACAGCAAGAAGGGTGGTCGTTCGGGCGGCAGTAACAGTGCCGGCCGTGCCCCTCACTTCCAGCACCATGCTATGGGAGGGTCTGCACTGTCAGACTTTGAGTCAGAGGACGAGCTACAGATTGACGAGACACCTCCTCCACGCCGCAAGGCTGGGGGATCCAGCAAGAAGAAACTTAGTGGTAAGTTTACATGATATAGTACAAATAGAAATATACTTTGAGAGCACTTCTTTCGTGATAGCATTACTAATCAATAAAAAAACGTTTTCTTATCTTGTTGGGGCATTCGGTTCAGCCTTCCGAgccttgaggctaaattgatatgAAAGCAAATAAAAACACTTTTTAGGCGTCCTTTGGGATAGAGTGGCGTAATCTACCAGTCAGTTTTATCGTTGGTGTCTGGGGCAGGTTTGGTCCGTTGGTGGAGCAAGGAACAAACTATAAACCTGATGGAAAATGCCTGGACCGTTTTCCATCAGAGCACATGTTGTAACAACCTTTTGCTAAGGAAAACATACAAATGTAGCATTTCTATTAGTTCCTCCCCATTTCACACAGTTTCAATTGGTATTCTTCCATTTTGTGCCTACTGAACAAGATCCTGTTTCCGTCAGGTCTTCCTAGGAAGCTGCCGAGGGCCAAGCCATGCTCTGACCCCCATCGCATCAGAGAACCAGGAGAGGTGGACTTTGACATTGAGGAGGACTACACCACAGATGAGGAGGAGTCCATGACTGTCCATGGCGTGAAGGGTGGAGCAGGAGGAATCCTGGACCTGCTGAAAGCCAGCAAACAGGTGGCAGGGCTGGACTCTGCACTCAGGTAGGGCCTGACTGACACTTCTGGACATTTCAGAAACCTTAATCATATTGTTTTATTCTCAATACCAGCCCTCTGCAACTTGTGTTCAGATATTCTGAGCAGTCAGACTACCACGTATTGTCTTATCTATTTGAACTCAAGTCAATCATTCGAAAAATGTATTTGCATTCTGCCTTGGCATCAGATTGCCAATGGAAAAATGTATCCAAAATGGGAGCCAATGAAGTTGGGAGGATGAATGTTTCTCTCACTGCCTTCATAAACAGAACAGGTTAACTTGCGTAATATACATTTTTGCAACATATGTCCTCTACATTTTAGTGCTGTTTGTGTGGTGATCATTCATCTCttgtcctccctctccaccctccagTGAGGAAGCCCCAGCCTCTCCCAGCACACGAGATGCCATCC
This window of the Oncorhynchus clarkii lewisi isolate Uvic-CL-2024 chromosome 16, UVic_Ocla_1.0, whole genome shotgun sequence genome carries:
- the LOC139368398 gene encoding histone lysine demethylase PHF8-like — translated: MASVPVYCLCRLPYDVTRFMIECDICQDWFHGSCVGVEEDKAAEIDLYHCPNCQVTHGPSVMRKRRGGTKQADAGGRDTSGRPVKTGSPQFVRELRSRTFPSADEVLLKPSGAQLTVEFLEERSFSVPVMVLRRDGLGMNLPPGNFGVNDVEHYIGPDREIDVIDVSRQADLKMRLGDFVEYYNSPNRDRVLNVISLEFSETRLSNLVETPKIVRKLSWVENLWPEESVFERPNVQKYCLMGVKDSYTDFHIDFGGTSVWYHVLRGEKIFYLISPTPANLALFERWSSSSNQNEMFFGDQVDMCYKCSVKQGNTLFIPTGWIHAVLTPVDCVAFGGNFLHSLNIDMQLRAYEIEKRLSTADLFSFPNFETVCWYVGKHLLDTFRGLRENRRHPATYLVHGAKALNNAFRTWTRKESLTDHEVEIPETIKTQQLVKDLAKEIRLVEDIFQQGRPAAPFTSTQGFPSPLPKASPLAISQSPGRPPGKKRGPKPKDVSPSPKKKGQKGLMKEAGELDLLEIHTKHTLKKCQSGNKKNKNKFELPLEEFQGKMSKSKLKLVLTNGKIQGKKGGRSGGSNSAGRAPHFQHHAMGGSALSDFESEDELQIDETPPPRRKAGGSSKKKLSGLPRKLPRAKPCSDPHRIREPGEVDFDIEEDYTTDEEESMTVHGVKGGAGGILDLLKASKQVAGLDSALSEEAPASPSTRDAIQGMLSMANPPSSSSSSSSSSSSPRSVSGGLSEGLGMVKEKGGRAVWVTGANKSRGGGASKEKTTFQRPGKRPVKRPARHLSDEDSPDEQETLGTCFKDAEYVYPSLESDEEDHANKAKMKRKKNWDDTPWSPKARVTPTLPKQERPVREGARVASVETGLAAAAAKLAQQEIQKPTKRKYTKKPRPVAPPQPPPRAETSPPSPPLAPEPPTPDLSPEQRVECYSASLLDHEYTAGPGGPRGSAAMAPGVFLTSRRPSLSPQNSSTYSPSTASPAGLASPGSAGAGGGKRPKKGLATAKQRLGKILKIHRNGKLLL